The following are encoded together in the Pseudoalteromonas shioyasakiensis genome:
- a CDS encoding TIGR02444 family protein translates to MKPLNSEQFWQFACKLYSKDGMQTKLLGYQNQQRKNVNLCLLLYYLDSLELAVTPSQLSELESCIAEFDQQALQPLRATRAYLKTIQTEIPGYPTIRKELLSAELKLEKQQQQLLINTANTMAFTQRENVENIEIYISG, encoded by the coding sequence ATGAAACCGCTTAACAGCGAACAGTTTTGGCAGTTTGCATGCAAGCTTTACAGCAAAGACGGCATGCAAACCAAGCTACTAGGCTATCAAAACCAGCAAAGAAAAAATGTTAACCTTTGCCTGCTGCTTTATTATCTTGATTCTTTAGAGCTGGCTGTAACACCCTCTCAACTGAGTGAGCTTGAGTCGTGCATTGCCGAATTTGACCAACAAGCTTTACAGCCCCTACGAGCCACACGCGCCTACCTGAAAACTATTCAAACCGAGATCCCAGGCTACCCTACCATTCGCAAAGAGCTACTTAGCGCAGAGCTAAAACTCGAAAAACAACAGCAACAACTACTGATAAACACAGCGAATACGATGGCATTCACTCAGCGTGAGAATGTGGAGAATATAGAAATTTATATTAGTGGTTAG
- a CDS encoding mannose-1-phosphate guanylyltransferase/mannose-6-phosphate isomerase, with protein MSRKITPVILAGGIGSRLWPLSRKAMPKQFLSLLSEKSLLQSTLLRVADPRFNAPILVCNEEHRFIAKAQIAEITDSYTLLLEPEGKNTAPAIALAAEFALQNGLTDPLLVMPADHHIIDFDKLIACLDNAIALCQQQQLVTFAITPTEPHTGYGYIRQGEQLAHEGCFKVAEFKEKPALQLAEKYFASGEYGWNSGMFLFLPDVYLSELNRFAPKIADSVAKAASFTADFGFQRPVATELTACPSDSIDYAILERSANVAVIPVDLNWSDVGSFSALSKIAEKDQHGNYLASQGVSLDSENNLLISEADHTIAALGVSNQAIIHTHDATLVADKSALDKLPDLLKQLAVVDNDKLTHHQAVFRPWGNYRTLIESTGFKVKKIIVNSGAKLSTQRHQYRAEHWVVVSGVASVRVGDDEFELTADQSCYIAAKQLHSLANQQNTPLIVIEVQTGAILDETDIERFDDRYGRE; from the coding sequence ATGAGTCGCAAAATCACCCCCGTTATTCTTGCTGGTGGCATAGGTTCTCGTTTATGGCCTTTGTCGCGTAAAGCGATGCCTAAGCAGTTTTTATCTTTGCTTAGCGAAAAGTCACTGTTACAGAGCACGCTTTTACGAGTAGCTGACCCACGATTTAATGCGCCAATTTTAGTGTGTAATGAAGAGCATCGTTTTATTGCTAAAGCGCAAATTGCAGAAATCACAGATAGCTATACTTTATTGCTTGAACCTGAAGGTAAAAATACTGCACCAGCGATTGCCTTGGCCGCTGAATTTGCATTGCAAAATGGTCTAACCGATCCCTTACTAGTCATGCCTGCTGATCACCATATCATTGATTTTGATAAGCTTATTGCCTGCTTAGATAATGCGATAGCGCTTTGTCAGCAACAACAATTAGTAACCTTTGCCATTACTCCCACTGAGCCACATACCGGTTATGGTTATATTCGCCAAGGCGAGCAGTTAGCTCATGAAGGGTGTTTTAAGGTGGCTGAATTCAAAGAAAAACCAGCCCTGCAATTAGCCGAAAAATACTTTGCCAGTGGTGAGTATGGCTGGAATAGCGGCATGTTTTTATTTTTGCCAGATGTGTATTTAAGCGAGCTTAATCGTTTTGCGCCAAAGATTGCTGACAGTGTCGCAAAAGCGGCAAGCTTCACTGCAGATTTCGGTTTTCAAAGACCCGTTGCGACTGAGCTTACAGCATGCCCAAGTGATTCTATTGATTATGCTATTTTGGAGCGTAGCGCTAACGTTGCTGTTATTCCTGTTGATTTAAATTGGAGTGATGTTGGCAGCTTTTCTGCGTTATCGAAAATCGCAGAAAAAGACCAGCATGGCAATTATTTAGCCTCACAAGGGGTGAGTTTAGATAGCGAAAATAATCTACTTATCAGCGAAGCCGACCATACTATTGCAGCGCTCGGCGTGAGTAATCAAGCAATTATACATACTCACGATGCCACCTTAGTGGCAGACAAAAGTGCGCTCGATAAGCTCCCAGATTTACTTAAACAGCTTGCTGTTGTCGATAACGATAAACTAACCCACCATCAAGCCGTATTCAGACCTTGGGGCAACTATCGAACTTTAATTGAAAGTACAGGCTTTAAAGTAAAGAAAATCATCGTAAACAGCGGCGCAAAGCTCTCAACTCAACGCCATCAGTACCGTGCAGAGCATTGGGTTGTCGTATCTGGAGTGGCAAGCGTGCGAGTTGGCGATGACGAATTTGAATTAACAGCTGATCAATCTTGTTATATTGCAGCTAAGCAATTGCACAGCCTTGCTAATCAACAAAACACGCCACTGATCGTTATCGAAGTACAAACCGGAGCGATACTTGATGAAACAGACATCGAGCGATTTGATGATAGGTATGGAAGGGAGTAG
- a CDS encoding amidohydrolase has protein sequence MPTLTLALVQSSLHWLEKSANLAHFTEQLNSFNEQVDLIVLPETFATGFAINLDCSEPEQGEVLSWLKATAKQKNAVVAGSVLVAKGDKKANRFYWVWPNGEVKYYDKRHLFCLGNEGNFVAAGEQREIFAINDFRILPQVCYDLRFPVFQRNCNDYDVMINVANWPAARRHVWDTLLKARAMENLCYVVGVNRIGADGNNVAHSGGTAVYDFKGDTLAKLEDDQSGIIIQRLEKSPLDDFRRAFPAHLDADQFQLL, from the coding sequence ATGCCAACTTTAACCTTAGCTTTAGTGCAGTCATCACTGCATTGGCTTGAAAAAAGCGCTAACCTTGCGCACTTTACAGAGCAGCTTAACAGTTTTAACGAGCAGGTTGATTTAATTGTCTTGCCAGAAACATTTGCCACGGGTTTTGCGATTAATCTAGATTGCAGCGAACCAGAACAAGGCGAGGTACTTAGCTGGTTAAAAGCCACAGCTAAGCAAAAAAATGCTGTGGTTGCAGGCTCTGTTTTAGTTGCAAAAGGCGACAAAAAGGCTAATCGCTTTTATTGGGTTTGGCCAAATGGTGAAGTGAAGTATTACGACAAACGCCATTTATTCTGTTTAGGTAACGAAGGCAATTTCGTCGCAGCAGGTGAGCAGCGCGAGATATTCGCTATCAATGATTTTCGCATTTTGCCGCAAGTGTGTTACGACTTACGCTTTCCTGTATTTCAGCGTAATTGCAACGACTACGATGTGATGATCAACGTAGCTAATTGGCCAGCAGCTCGTCGCCATGTATGGGATACTCTTCTAAAAGCACGCGCGATGGAAAACCTGTGTTATGTCGTGGGTGTGAATCGCATTGGTGCTGATGGTAATAATGTTGCCCACAGTGGTGGTACTGCCGTTTATGACTTTAAAGGCGACACCTTGGCTAAGCTTGAAGATGACCAATCGGGTATCATTATTCAGCGCTTAGAAAAATCACCGCTTGATGACTTTCGAAGAGCGTTTCCTGCTCACTTAGATGCTGATCAATTTCAGTTACTGTAA
- a CDS encoding methionine aminotransferase, whose product MFESKLPNLGTSIFSQMTALANKHQALNLSQGFPEFDAPELLKKQLNHYVLEGANQYAPSSGVAKLQQQIAALIARKYHNNINYEQQVTVTSGATEALFVAIQALVKEGDEVAVFDPAYDSYQPAIELAGGRSVHVALHAPDYKIDWQAVADVITDKTRVIIINTPHNPSGKIFKTEDINALKALVTKHDLYVISDEVYEHITFDGALHFSALTDPELFARSFVISSFGKTFHSTGWKIGYCVAPAQLMGEFRKIHQYVTFSSFTPAQHALADMLELEPEHVDELSCFYQQKRDLLSEALAQSRFKILPSEGTYFLLVDYSDVSDLDDVEFCQWLVEQAGVAAVPLSVFYNSTSSDKVIRLCFAKNDDTLKRAAEILCQL is encoded by the coding sequence GTGTTTGAAAGTAAATTGCCGAATTTAGGCACCAGTATTTTTAGTCAAATGACCGCTCTAGCCAATAAGCACCAAGCGCTTAATTTATCTCAGGGTTTTCCTGAATTTGATGCACCAGAATTACTAAAAAAACAGCTCAATCATTATGTACTTGAGGGAGCAAACCAATATGCGCCTTCAAGTGGGGTTGCAAAGCTACAACAGCAAATAGCGGCTTTGATAGCTAGAAAATACCATAACAACATAAATTACGAGCAACAAGTTACCGTCACCTCAGGGGCTACAGAGGCATTATTCGTAGCAATTCAAGCGCTTGTTAAAGAGGGTGATGAAGTTGCGGTATTTGACCCAGCGTATGACTCGTATCAACCGGCAATTGAGCTTGCTGGCGGTCGCTCAGTTCACGTTGCCTTACATGCGCCAGACTACAAAATCGATTGGCAAGCAGTAGCTGATGTTATTACAGACAAAACACGTGTCATCATTATCAACACGCCACATAACCCAAGCGGTAAAATATTTAAAACAGAAGATATTAATGCCCTTAAAGCGCTTGTTACTAAGCATGATTTATATGTAATTAGTGATGAAGTGTATGAGCACATTACCTTTGATGGCGCTTTGCATTTTAGTGCGCTGACCGACCCTGAGTTATTTGCACGCAGTTTTGTGATCTCAAGCTTTGGCAAAACTTTTCATAGCACCGGCTGGAAGATTGGTTATTGTGTTGCACCTGCCCAATTAATGGGGGAGTTTCGTAAAATTCACCAATATGTGACTTTTTCAAGCTTTACGCCTGCCCAGCATGCACTAGCCGATATGCTCGAGTTAGAGCCAGAACATGTTGATGAATTGAGTTGTTTTTATCAACAAAAACGCGACTTGCTCAGCGAAGCATTAGCGCAAAGCCGCTTTAAAATATTACCAAGTGAAGGTACCTACTTTTTATTAGTCGATTACAGTGATGTGTCTGATCTTGATGATGTTGAGTTTTGCCAATGGCTGGTTGAGCAAGCGGGTGTTGCAGCTGTACCACTCAGTGTGTTTTATAACAGTACAAGCAGCGATAAGGTGATTCGTTTATGCTTTGCAAAAAATGATGACACATTAAAACGTGCCGCGGAGATTTTATGCCAACTTTAA